In Quercus lobata isolate SW786 chromosome 12, ValleyOak3.0 Primary Assembly, whole genome shotgun sequence, a genomic segment contains:
- the LOC115972042 gene encoding phosphatidylserine decarboxylase proenzyme 1, mitochondrial: MKFRVSYRLPIFLYRTRHGYLHNQRRCFTSFFKKLQTTTRARTSFNGGTGPSRGDSFLVPGATAATLLMLGVLHARRLYDDKKVEEAREKGIEFEFQPDVKASFLRLLPLRSISRCWGFLTGVELPVWLRPYAYRAWARAFHSNLEEAALPLDEYASLRHFFVRSLKEGSRPIDRDPRCLVSPVDGTILRFGELKGAGAMIEQVKGFSYSVSSLLGASSCLPMIAQGDMQEEVSEQESTVKEKSKKSWWSISLASPKVWDPVSARPMKGLFYCVIYLKPGDYHRIHSPADWSILVRRHFSGRLFPVNERAARTIKNLYVENERVVLEGLWQEGFMAMAAVGATNIGSIELSIEPELKTNRPRKKLLPSEPPEERLYEPEGVGMMLKKGDEVAAFNMGSTVVLVFQAPISKSVELGNSSSEFKFSIKRGDRIRVGEALGRWHDL, encoded by the exons ATGAAATTCAGGGTTTCGTATAGGCTCCCAATTTTTCTTTACCGCACACGCCATGGATACCTCCACAACCAGCGTCGCTGCTTCACTTCGTTCTTCAAAAAGCTCCAAACAACCACTCGAGCCCGAACTTCATTCAATGGCGGAACTGGCCCTTCTCGAG GTGATTCTTTTTTGGTGCCTGGTGCAACCGCCGCTACCTTACTTATGCTTGGGGTTCTCCATGCCCGTAGGCTTTATGATGACAAGAAG GTTGAAGAGGCACGAGAAAAAGGAATTGAATTTGAGTTCCAACCTGATGTAAAA GCGTCATTTTTGAGATTGCTACCACTGCGCTCTATCTCTAGATGTTGGGGTTTCTTGACAGGCGTG GAACTTCCTGTCTGGCTGCGTCCTTATGCATATAGAGCATGGGCTCGGGCATTCCATTCAA ATTTAGAAGAAGCAGCCCTGCCTCTGGATGAATATGCTTCTTTACGGCACTTCTTTGTTCGCTCATTGAAAGAAGGTTCCAGGCCTATTGACCGTGACCCACGATGTCTG GTTAGTCCCGTGGACGGTACCATTTTAAGATTTGGAGAGTTGAAAGGAGCAGGGGCTATGATTGAGCAAGTCAAAGGGTTTTCCTATTCTGTTTCTTCTCTTCTTGGTGCAAGCTCTTGTCTTCCCATGATAGCCCAAGGGGATATGCAAGAAGAAGTTAGTGAACAGGAAAGTACTGTGAAAGAGAAGAGTAAGAAGTCATGGTGGAGCATTTCATTGGCTTCTCCTAAAGTTTGGGATCCTGTATCGGCACG TCCAATGAAAGGCCTCTTTTACTGTGTAATTTACTTGAAGCCTGGAGACTATCATCGCATACACTCTCCAGCTGATTGGAGCATCCTTGTCCGCCGGCATTTTTCAG GTCGCTTATTTCCTGTGAATGAACGTGCTGCAAGAACAATCAAAAACCTTTATGTTGAGAATGAAAGG GTTGTACTTGAAGGTCTATGGCAAGAAGGGTTTATGGCGATGGCTGCAGTTGGCGCTACAAATATTGGGTCAATTGAG CTTTCCATTGAACCGGAACTTAAGACAAATCGGCCAAGAAAGAAGTTACTGCCCTCAGAACCTCCAGAAGAGCGCCTTTATGAACCTGAAGGTGTTGGTATGATGCTGAAGAAAGGGGATGAG GTAGCCGCTTTCAACATGGGATCAACAGTGGTACTTGTCTTCCAAGCCCCCATATCAAAATCAGTTGAACTTGGGAATTCCTCTTCAGAGTTCAAGTTTAGCATCAAACGTGGAGATAGAATCCGAGTTGGGGAAGCACTGGGGAGGTGGCATGATTTGTAG
- the LOC115971918 gene encoding uncharacterized protein LOC115971918 isoform X1 — MPFGTVLEVEPPSPLRYIIGAAIMMIGVVLPVGYMMFRTKRVPSSSSYSKQTNKVLI, encoded by the exons ATGCCT TTCGGGACAGTATTAGAGGTGGAACCGCCGAGCCCACTGAGATACATAATCGGAGCTGCCATCATGATGATCGGAGTGGTATTACCCGTTGGATACATGATGTTCCGTACCAAACGTGtcccttcctcttcttcttacTCCAAACAGAC GAACAAAGTTTtgatatag
- the LOC115972346 gene encoding VAN3-binding protein-like, with product METGVQSAWRGSYLHGLENVEEDQELKIVSSKPAIAQPQTPHEPMEFLSRSWSLSASEISKALAEKQKEFFHDNNPNTCPEVVLVPQLPVKLINPVSARRTGSFGKWFYHKESSITTVKKKDKARVENAHTHSAVSVAGLAAALAAVAAAENSSSSGSKMNMALASATELLASHCIELAELAGADHDRVASVVRSAVDIRSPGDLMTLTAAAATALRGEAALKARLPKEAKKNASISPYDRSLTESHWWSAASHSQMVEQSPPFVGELLQVTQKGILQWKHVSVYINKKSQVIIKIKSKHVGGAFSKKNKCVVYGVCDEVAAWPYRKEREISDEVYFGLKTAQGLLEFKCKNKNHKQKWVDEIQNLLRRVSCIEATEGSLEFLSASNSI from the exons ATGGAAACTGGTGTTCAATCAGCTTGGAGGGGTAGCTATTTGCATGGGCTAGAAAATGTAGAGGAAGACCAAGAGCTGAAGATAGTGTCATCTAAGCCTGCGATTGCTCAACCACAAACACCACATGAGCCTATGGAATTCTTGTCAAGGTCGTGGAGTCTTTCGGCTTCAGAAATTTCAAAGGCTCTTGCTGAAAAGCAGAAAGAATTTTTCCATGACAATAACCCCAACACTTGCCCAGAAGTAGTTCTTGTACCACAACTA CCAGTCAAATTAATAAATCCTGTTAGTGCTCGGAGGACGGGTTCATTTGGAAAATGGTTCTACCACAAAGAGTCTAGTATCACCACagtgaagaagaaagacaaGGCACGTGTAGAAAATGCACACACACATTCCGCTGTCTCAGTCGCAGGACTAGCTGCGGCCTTGGCTGCCGTGGCTGCAGCAGAAAACTCCAGCAGCTCAGGATCGAAAATGAACATGGCTTTGGCATCAGCTACAGAACTCTTGGCATCACACTGCATTGAGTTAGCTGAATTAGCTGGAGCTGATCACGATCGTGTGGCTTCTGTTGTCAGATCAGCAGTTGATATTCGAAGTCCTGGTGATCTAATGACTCTCACAGCTGCAGCTGCAACAG CTTTGCGGGGAGAAGCAGCTCTGAAAGCAAGATTGccaaaagaagcaaagaagaaTGCATCTATAAGTCCCTATGATAGAAGTTTGACAGAGAGCCACTGGTGGAGTGCTGCTTCTCATAGTCAAATGGTGGAACAGAGTCCTCCCTTTGTTGGAGAATTATTGCAAGTCACACAAAAAG GAATTTTACAATGGAAGCATGTCTCTGTCTACATCAACAAGAAATCCCAG GTCATAATTAAGATCAAAAGCAAACATGTTGGAGGAGCCTTCTCCAAGAAGAATAAGT GTGTTGTTTATGGAGTTTGTGATGAGGTTGCTGCATGGCCGTatagaaaagaaagggaaatttCAGACGAGGTCTATTTCGGCCTCAAAACTGCACAAGGTCTTCTAGAGTTCAAGTGCAAGAACAAGAATCATAAGCAGAAATGGGTTGATGAAATTCAGAATCTTCTTCGTCGAGTTAGCTGCATTGAAGCAACTGAAGGCTCTCTAGAATTTCTTAGTGCTAGTAATAGTATATGA
- the LOC115972643 gene encoding formyltetrahydrofolate deformylase 1, mitochondrial isoform X1: protein MSLTRRVSTSLPQVIGFANRSFKSLRFPGQSLDSSSSSVLTHGIHVFQCPDAVGIVAKLSDCIASKGGNILGADVFVPENKRVFYSRSQFIFDPVKWPREQMDEDFNNLSKMFNAMRSVVRVPDQDPKYKIAVLASKQDHCLVDLLHGWQDGRLPVDITCVISNHDRGSNTHVIRFLERHGIPYHYLRTTKENKREGDILELVPNTDFLVLARYMQILSGNFLRSYGKDVINIHHGLLPSFKGGNPSRQAFDAGVKLIGATSHFVTEELDAGPIIEQMVERVSHRDNLLSFVQKSENLEKQCLAKAIKSYCELRVLPYEGKKTVLF, encoded by the exons atgagctTGACACGAAGAGTTTCAACAAGCCTCCCCCAAGTTATTGGATTTGCAAATAGGTCCTTCAAGTCCTTGAGATTCCCTGGCCAGTCCCTCGATTCCTCAAGCTCTTCCGTTCTCACCCATGGAATCCACGTCTTCCAATGCCCT GATGCGGTCGGGATTGTTGCCAAGCTGTCAGATTGTATAGCTTCTAAAGGAGGCAACATACTCGGCGCCGATGTTTTTGTACCCGAAAACAAGCGAGTCTTCTATTCTAGAAG TCAGTTTATTTTTGATCCTGTTAAATGGCCACGTGAGCAAATGGATGAAGACTTTAATAATCTGTCAAAAATGTTCAACGCAATGAGATCTGTTGTCCGGGTGCCAGACCAAGACCCCAAATATAAAATTGCTGTCCTTGCTTCAAAACAG GACCATTGCCTGGTTGATTTGTTGCATGGATGGCAGGACGGAAGACTACCAGTAGATATAACCTGTGTAATAAG tAATCATGATAGAGGTTCAAACACCCATGTAATTCGTTTTCTTGAAAGGCATGGTATTCCTTATCACTATTTACGCACAACCAAGGAGAATAAAAGAGAAGGGGATATCCTAGAGTTGGTTCCGAATACAGATTTTTTAGTACTTGCTAGGTACATGCAG ATATTATCTGGTAATTTCTTAAGGAGCTATGGAAAGGATGTTATTAACATTCACCATGGCCTGTTGCCATCATTCAAGGGTGGGAATCCATCTAGACAG GCTTTTGATGCAGGCGTGAAATTGATTGGTGCAACAAGTCACTTTGTGACTGAAGAACTTGATGCGGGGCCTATTATCGAACAGATG GTTGAGAGAGTTTCCCACAGAGATAACTTGCTGAGTTTTGTGCAGAAATCAGAGAACCTTGAGAAACAATGCCTTGCAAAGGCTATAAAGTCGTACTGTGAGCTGCGAGTGTTACCTTATGAGGGCAAGAAGACTGTTTTATTTTGA
- the LOC115971918 gene encoding uncharacterized protein LOC115971918 isoform X2, whose translation MPFGTVLEVEPPSPLRYIIGAAIMMIGVVLPVGYMMFRTKRVPSSSSYSKQT comes from the exons ATGCCT TTCGGGACAGTATTAGAGGTGGAACCGCCGAGCCCACTGAGATACATAATCGGAGCTGCCATCATGATGATCGGAGTGGTATTACCCGTTGGATACATGATGTTCCGTACCAAACGTGtcccttcctcttcttcttacTCCAAACAGACGTAG
- the LOC115972643 gene encoding formyltetrahydrofolate deformylase 1, mitochondrial isoform X2, whose protein sequence is MSLTRRVSTSLPQVIGFANRSFKSLRFPGQSLDSSSSSVLTHGIHVFQCPDAVGIVAKLSDCIASKGGNILGADVFVPENKRVFYSRSQFIFDPVKWPREQMDEDFNNLSKMFNAMRSVVRVPDQDPKYKIAVLASKQDHCLVDLLHGWQDGRLPVDITCVISNHDRGSNTHVIRFLERHGIPYHYLRTTKENKREGDILELVPNTDFLVLARYMQILSGNFLRSYGKDVINIHHGLLPSFKGGNPSRQAFDAGVKLIGATSHFVTEELDAGPIIEQMACASDIVINSFGLLHRVLVVGNQFSSIIHDCSFKL, encoded by the exons atgagctTGACACGAAGAGTTTCAACAAGCCTCCCCCAAGTTATTGGATTTGCAAATAGGTCCTTCAAGTCCTTGAGATTCCCTGGCCAGTCCCTCGATTCCTCAAGCTCTTCCGTTCTCACCCATGGAATCCACGTCTTCCAATGCCCT GATGCGGTCGGGATTGTTGCCAAGCTGTCAGATTGTATAGCTTCTAAAGGAGGCAACATACTCGGCGCCGATGTTTTTGTACCCGAAAACAAGCGAGTCTTCTATTCTAGAAG TCAGTTTATTTTTGATCCTGTTAAATGGCCACGTGAGCAAATGGATGAAGACTTTAATAATCTGTCAAAAATGTTCAACGCAATGAGATCTGTTGTCCGGGTGCCAGACCAAGACCCCAAATATAAAATTGCTGTCCTTGCTTCAAAACAG GACCATTGCCTGGTTGATTTGTTGCATGGATGGCAGGACGGAAGACTACCAGTAGATATAACCTGTGTAATAAG tAATCATGATAGAGGTTCAAACACCCATGTAATTCGTTTTCTTGAAAGGCATGGTATTCCTTATCACTATTTACGCACAACCAAGGAGAATAAAAGAGAAGGGGATATCCTAGAGTTGGTTCCGAATACAGATTTTTTAGTACTTGCTAGGTACATGCAG ATATTATCTGGTAATTTCTTAAGGAGCTATGGAAAGGATGTTATTAACATTCACCATGGCCTGTTGCCATCATTCAAGGGTGGGAATCCATCTAGACAG GCTTTTGATGCAGGCGTGAAATTGATTGGTGCAACAAGTCACTTTGTGACTGAAGAACTTGATGCGGGGCCTATTATCGAACAGATG GCTTGTGCTTCAGATATCGTTATTAATAGTTTCGGACTGTTGCACAGAGTACTGGTAGTTGGCAATCAGTTTTCATCAATTATACACGATTGTTCCTTCAAATTATGA